A region from the Medicago truncatula cultivar Jemalong A17 chromosome 6, MtrunA17r5.0-ANR, whole genome shotgun sequence genome encodes:
- the LOC25496840 gene encoding protein SAR DEFICIENT 1: protein MATKRVFDDSNDKDQDNPNDKRMRSSTSRPSFASVIETAVNVQNMRNFLGALEPFLKKVVSEEVDRAIGKCIPSSINRSPSLRIQAPRDQQPTLQLSFSKRLSLPIFTGSRILDVEGKPICISLVDKTNNNQIVPTSLPYPIKLEIVVLDGDFPHDENENWTCEEFNKYTVKERTGKRPLLSGELNLTMRGGIAPIGDIEFTDNSSWIKCRKFRVAVKVSHRSNQSIRIQEGMTEAFVVKDHRGELFKKHHPPMLSDDVWRLEKIGKDGAFHQKMMAKGIKTVQDFLKLAVIDTPKLREILGIGMSDKMWKVTIKHAMTCDMGSKIYRYRGPQFIILLNPICKLIKANINGQEFSSREYLNQMNKSYIDKLVGEAYTKWHELEEIDGVLNDNIALLTQGDQTVEQYPNNHQATIAPTYHQNQYYGDPSIENIASYVPSNNAQMASSEWLLNQGYTTTPNANGVPFGFTGSQSDGDMIPSSSGPRDINGFTRQL, encoded by the exons ATGGCTACTAAAAGGGTTTTTGATGATTCTAATGATAAAGATCAAGACAATCCAAACGACAAACGAATGAGATCATCTACTAGTCGACCTTCTTTTGCTTC TGTAATAGAAACAGCGGTTAATGTGCAAAACATGCGGAACTTTTTAGGAGCTTTGGAACCATTTCTTAAAAAAGTG GTGAGTGAAGAGGTGGATAGAGCAATTGGAAAGTGCATTCCATCTTCCATCAATAGGTCACCTTCATTAAGAATCCAAGCACCAAGGGATCAACAACCAACCTTACAACTCTCATTCAGCAAAAGGCTTTCCCTCCCAATTTTCACAG GTAGTAGAATACTCGACGTTGAAGGTAAGCCTATCTGCATAAGTCTTGTtgacaaaacaaacaataaccAAATTGTTCCAACAAGTCTTCCTTACCCTATAAAGCTAGAGATTGTTGTACTTGATGGAGATTTTCCACATGATGAAAACGAGAATTGGActtgtgaagaattcaataaATACACAGTGAAGGAAAGAACTGGGAAGAGACCATTACTTTCTGGAGAATTGAACCTTACTATGAGAGGTGGAATTGCACCAATTGGAGACATAGAGTTCACAGATAATTCTAGCTGGATAAAGTGCAGGAAGTTTAGGGTTGCGGTTAAGGTGAGTCATAGGAGTAATCAAAGCATTAGGATTCAAGAAGGCATGACTGAGGCATTTGTTGTGAAGGATCATCGTGGAGAAT TGTTCAAAAAACACCACCCACCGATGCTTAGCGATGATGTGTGGCGCCTAGAGAAGATAGGGAAAGATGGAGCTTTCCACCAAAAAATGATGGCTAAGGGGATCAAAACAGTGCAAGACTTTCTTAAATTAGCAGTTATTGATACTCCAAAGCTAAGAGAG ATTTTGGGCATTGGGATGTCTGATAAAATGTGGAAAGTCACAATAAAGCATGCAATGACTTGTGACATGGGGAGCAAGATCTATAGGTACCGTGGACCTCAATTTATCATTCTTCTGAATCCAATATGCAAATTAATTAAAGCTAATATCAATGGACAAGAATTTTCCAGCAGAGAGTACTTGAACCAAATGAATAAG AGCTATATAGACAAATTGGTTGGAGAAGCATACACAAAATGGCATGAGTTGGAGGAAATTGATGGGGTTTTAAATGATAACATTGCTTTGTTAACCCAAG GTGATCAAACTGTGGAGCAATATCCAAACAATCATCAAGCAACAATAGCTCCAACATATCATCAGAATCAATATTATGGTGATCCATCTATAGAAAATATTGCTAGCTATGTACCAAGCAATAATGCACAAATGGCTAGCAGTGAGTGGTTATTGAATCAAGGCTATACCACAACACCAAATGCAAATGGAGTTCCTTTTGGCTTCACAGGCTCACAATCAGATGGGGACATGATACCTTCAAGTTCAGGCCCTAGGGACATTAATGGGTTCACAAGGCAACTTTAG
- the LOC120575779 gene encoding protein SAR DEFICIENT 1, with product MATKRVFDDSNDKDQDNPNDKRMRSSTSRPSFASVIKTAVKVQNMQNFLVALEPFLKRVVSEEVDRAIGKCIPSSINRSPSLRIQAPRDQQPTLQLSFSKRLSLPIFTGSRILDAEGKPICISLVDKTNNNQIVQTSLPYPIKLEIVVLDGDFPHDENENWTSEEFNKDIVKERTGKRPLLSGELNLTMRGGIAPIGEIKFTDNSSWIPCRKFRVAAKVSHVSNQSIRIQEGMTEAFVVKDHRGELYKKHHPPMLSDDVWRLEKIRKDGAFHHKMMAKGIKTVQDFLKLAVIDTPKLREILGIGMSDKMWKVTIKHAMTCDMGSKIYRYRGPQFIILLNPICKFIKANINGQEFSSREYLSQMDKSYIDKLVGEAYTKWNELEEIDGVLNDNIALLTQGDQIVEQYPNNHPATVATTYHQNQYYGDPSIENIASYVPSNNAQMVSGEWLPNANGFPFGFTGSQSDGDMTPSSSVPRDINGFTRQL from the exons ATGGCTACTAAAAGGGTTTTTGATGATTCTAATGATAAAGATCAAGACAATCCAAACGACAAACGAATGAGATCATCTACTAGTCGACCTTCTTTTGCTTC TGTAATAAAAACAGCAGTTAAAGTGCAAAATATGCAGAACTTTTTAGTAGCTTTGGAACCTTTTCTTAAAAGAGTG GTGAGTGAAGAGGTGGATAGAGCAATTGGAAAGTGCATTCCATCTTCCATCAATAGGTCACCTTCATTAAGAATCCAAGCACCAAGGGATCAACAACCAACCTTACAACTCTCATTCAGCAAAAGGCTTTCCCTCCCAATTTTCACAG GTAGTAGAATACTCGACGCTGAAGGTAAGCCTATCTGCATAAGTCTTGTtgacaaaacaaacaataaccAAATTGTTCAAACAAGTCTTCCTTACCCTATAAAGCTAGAGATTGTTGTACTTGATGGAGATTTTCCACATGATGAAAACGAGAATTGGACTAGTGAAGAATTCAATAAAGACATAGTGAAGGAAAGAACTGGGAAGAGACCATTACTTTCTGGAGAATTGAACCTTACTATGAGAGGTGGAATTGCACCAATTGGGGAAATAAAGTTCACAGATAATTCTAGCTGGATACCGTGCAGGAAATTTAGGGTTGCAGCTAAAGTGAGTCATGTGAGTAATCAAAGCATTAGGATTCAAGAAGGCATGACTGAGGCATTTGTTGTTAAGGATCATCGTGGAGAAT tGTACAAAAAACACCACCCACCAATGCTTAGCGATGATGTGTGGCGCCTAGAGAAGATACGGAAAGATGGAGCTTTCCACCACAAAATGATGGCTAAGGGGATCAAAACGGTGCAAGACTTTCTTAAATTAGCAGTTATTGATACTCCAAAGCTAAGAGAG ATTTTGGGCATAGGGATGTCTGATAAAATGTGGAAAGTCACAATAAAGCATGCAATGACTTGTGACATGGGGAGCAAGATCTATAGATACCGTGGACCTCAATTTATCATCCTTCTGAATCCAATATGTAAATTTATCAAAGCTAATATCAATGGACAAGAATTTTCCAGCAGAGAGTACTTGAGCCAAATGGATAAG AGCTATATAGACAAATTGGTGGGAGAAGCATACACAAAATGGAATGAGTTGGAGGAAATTGATGGGGTTTTAAATGATAACATTGCTTTGTTAACCCAAG GTGATCAAATTGTGGAGCAATATCCAAACAATCATCCAGCAACAGTAGCAACAACATATCATCAGAATCAATATTATGGTGATCCATCTATAGAAAATATTGCTAGCTATGTACCAAGCAATAATGCACAAATGGTTAGTGGTGAGTGGTTACCAAATGCAAATGGATTTCCTTTTGGCTTCACAGGTTCACAATCAGATGGGGACATGACACCTTCAAGTTCTGTCCCTAGGGACATTAATGGGTTCACAAGACAACTTTAG